Proteins encoded in a region of the Dreissena polymorpha isolate Duluth1 chromosome 6, UMN_Dpol_1.0, whole genome shotgun sequence genome:
- the LOC127833685 gene encoding uncharacterized protein LOC127833685 isoform X1 — translation MFCALVLLLAYNLCSTHTYSFQAERKDGIIGNDLVSELLKRLDAKDDEIKELRGHQIRQEANINKLMMQIGEHDVDINELRKKLNDKDSAISEMDQNQKRQYKTLNELQQAVAKLQFENEQLRKSYLKCERRMKSLQAVMKNEMQGIKQSQTVRLEKTSYNVNDEALAVDDNIDHCFSKSTSAINVSRNIRDAFVKNEKDRRHAGKDIVAFFAALTSNALNLGVGQNIRFDHVITNHGSAYNVHAGACIAPVSGTYVFMYTLMSFFDHNGHFQVAHNGNMVCKLFVVGNVAGGTWATSAGSFVLYLEKGDTVSIQNVDPGEYLSGGHYSFFSGFLLKEMEHDPSVVG, via the exons ATGTTTTGTGCACTAGTTCTACTTCTTGCGTATAACTTATGTTCTACGCATACCTATTCGTTTCAAGCTGAACGGAAAGATGGCATTATTGGGAATGACCTAGTGAGCGAACTATTGAAGCGTCTAGATGCGAAGGATGATGAAATAAAAGAGTTACGTGGACATCAAATACGACAGGAGgcaaatataaacaagcttatGATGCAGATTGGTGAACACGACGTCGATATCAACGAACTTCGAAAGAAATTAAACGATAAGGATTCTGCGATCAGTGAAATGGATCAAAATCAAAAACGCCAATATAAAACCTTGAACGAACTTCAACAAGCTGTGGCAAAACTGCAATTTGAAAATGAGCAATTACGGAAATCTTATCTAAAATGCGAAAGAAGAATGAAGTCGTTACAGGCTGTAATGAAGAATGAAATGCAGGGGATTAAACAATCACAAACGGTTCGCCTagaaaaaacatcatacaatgtCAATGACGAGGCACTGGCTGTTGATGATAACATTGACCATTGTTTTAGCAAATCTACATCCGCGATAAACGTCAGCCGCAACATACGCGATGCATTCGTAAAGAATGAAAagg ACAGACGTCATGCTGGAAAAGACATTGTTGCATTCTTCGCAGCACTAACGAGCAACGCACTGAATCTTGGTGTAGGTCAAAACATAAGATTTGATCACGTTATAACCAACCACGGCTCAGCATACAACGTCCATGCAGGCGCATGCATTGCTCCAGTGTCCGGTACATACGTGTTCATGTATACCTTAATGTCGTTTTTTGACCACAACGGTCATTTTCAAGTGGCCCACAATGGGAATATGGTTTGTAAGCTGTTCGTTGTTGGTAATGTTGCTGGTGGAACGTGGGCAACCAGCGCTGGAAGCTTTGTCCTGTACCTAGAGAAAGGCGACACAGTATCCATACAAAATGTGGATCCGGGAGAATACCTTAGTGGAGGCCATTACTCGTTCTTCTCAGGGTTTCTTTTGAAAGAAATGGAACACGATCCGTCCGTTGTTGGATAA